The Halalkalicoccus sp. NIPERK01 region GCGCGAGCGGAGCCGTCACGTCCGACGGCTCCGTGAGCGGAGCGGGGAAAGGCTGGTTCCCGGAAGCGGCGCGCGATCGCGCGCCGCGGCCTTGCTGGTCCTGGTGGAAATGAAAAGGGCGAGGCGGCCCTGCCAAGGGCCGCCGAGGGCTTTCTTTAGAGGAAGCTGCGGACCTCGGAGTACCACATGTCGTGTTCGTCGACCCGTCCCGTGGCCTCGGCGATCAGGACGGCGAGCGCGTGCCAGCAGCGCTCGGCCGGATCGTCGGGATCGAGGTTGTACTCGCTGTCCTTGCACGTACAGCCCCGCCCCTCGACGACGTACTCCTCGTCGTGACCGACCACGACGGTGAAATCCCGGTAGCGTTTGACCCGGCCCTCGGTGACGGCCTCGATCGCCCGAACCCCTCGATCGCCGTGGACCTCGATGATCCGCTCGGCTACGGGGCCGGTGATCGCGCCGGCGCTCGCGAGGTCGTCCCGCCAGGCCGTGACCGGGTCGGACACACCCGCCCTTGGGGAGGGGGTGGCTAAACCGGTTCGGTTCTCCCGTGTGGATCGCATGGCTTTTCCCCCGCTCGCCGCCGACTACACCCATGCGCGTACGCGAGGGCGGGGTCCGGATCGAGACGGGCGAGGCCTTTTACAACCCCGATCAGGAGCTGAACCGCGACCTCACGATCGCCGTCCTCCGGGCGTACCGCGAGCGCGAACCGCGGGCCGAGCGGTATCTCGACGCGATGAGCGCCTCGGGGATCAGGGGGGTGCGGGCCGCCGCCGACGGCTGGGAGGCGACGCTGTGTGATTACAAGGAGGCGAACGCCGCGCTCTGTCGGGAGAACCTCGAACGGAACGGGCTCGAGGGCGACGTGGTGAATCGGGACGCCAACGCCCTGCTCCACGAGGGGCTGTTCGACGTCGTGGATCTCGACCCCTACGGCACGCCGATCCCCTTCGCGGACGCCGCCTTCGCCAACGCCCGCAACCTCGTCTGCGTCACCGCGACCGACACCGCCCCGCTGTGTGGCGCACATTTCGAGAGCGGGGTCAGGAAGTACGGCGCCGTTCCCCGAAAGACCGACTACCACCCCGAGATGGGCCTGCGGATCCTGCTGTCGGCGCTCGCACGCACCGCCGCGCGCTACGACGTCGGGATCGTCCCGATCTTCAGCCACGTGACGCGCCACTACGTCCGCACCTACCTCGACCTCGAACACAGCGCGACCGACGGCAAC contains the following coding sequences:
- a CDS encoding tRNA (guanine(26)-N(2))-dimethyltransferase; this encodes MRVREGGVRIETGEAFYNPDQELNRDLTIAVLRAYREREPRAERYLDAMSASGIRGVRAAADGWEATLCDYKEANAALCRENLERNGLEGDVVNRDANALLHEGLFDVVDLDPYGTPIPFADAAFANARNLVCVTATDTAPLCGAHFESGVRKYGAVPRKTDYHPEMGLRILLSALARTAARYDVGIVPIFSHVTRHYVRTYLDLEHSATDGNEAIEQLGYLDHCEDCLHREHSEGLIADPWDACPLCGSNRVLTAGPVWLGPIRDRAFTERVGDGIDEGWGSAKRARRLVDTLGGELEYPTHYDQHRLCKEWGRPAESMEEFLDALREAGFDASRAHYHGTAFKTGATVAEIRDAVVGACE